One window of the Acaryochloris sp. CCMEE 5410 genome contains the following:
- a CDS encoding NADH-quinone oxidoreductase subunit J encodes MNLAEGVQLVSLILLSVMMLGAALGVVLFESIVYSAFTLGAVFISIAGLYILLNADFVSAAQILIYVGAVNVLILFAIMLVNKTEDFKPLPRRWIRKVSTAFVSLALFTLLATMVLQTNWPVDMALTPPASSVETIGIHFFTDYLLPFELASILLLMALVGAVVLARRETIIGEETAIVGEEPAPVLELPERPKEPVA; translated from the coding sequence GTGAATCTTGCAGAAGGGGTTCAGCTCGTCTCCCTCATTCTCTTGTCTGTCATGATGCTTGGAGCTGCTTTGGGAGTGGTTCTTTTTGAAAGCATTGTTTACTCAGCGTTTACCCTAGGTGCAGTCTTTATAAGCATTGCGGGTCTCTACATTTTGCTGAATGCAGACTTCGTATCGGCGGCCCAAATCCTGATCTATGTGGGTGCGGTAAACGTCCTAATTCTGTTTGCGATCATGTTGGTCAATAAAACAGAAGACTTTAAACCCTTACCCAGACGCTGGATTCGCAAAGTTTCTACCGCTTTTGTGTCCTTGGCCCTGTTTACCCTGCTGGCAACCATGGTCCTGCAAACCAACTGGCCGGTGGATATGGCCCTCACACCTCCTGCTTCCTCTGTAGAAACTATTGGCATCCATTTCTTCACAGATTATTTGTTGCCCTTTGAATTGGCTTCTATTCTTTTGCTGATGGCCTTGGTCGGTGCAGTCGTCTTAGCCCGCCGGGAAACCATTATTGGTGAAGAAACCGCCATTGTGGGAGAAGAGCCAGCGCCAGTACTAGAATTACCAGAGCGCCCCAAAGAGCCTGTTGCTTAG
- the sixA gene encoding phosphohistidine phosphatase SixA: MAQPLKLYLIRHGIAEERQPHLPDPQRALTAKGRQKTQKVAQRLQELGLQFDDLQTSSLVRAYQTAEILQHQGLVTTIHISDLLRPDGNWQEWLQWLQNWRNQGLTRLALVGHEPNLSTWAEILVWGQPRRQLVLKKAGMIGLLLPEHHNPVGQSTLFWLTAPKLLF; this comes from the coding sequence ATGGCACAGCCCCTGAAGCTCTATCTCATTCGTCATGGAATTGCCGAAGAGCGACAGCCCCATCTCCCCGATCCGCAGCGGGCCTTAACCGCTAAAGGTCGACAGAAAACCCAGAAAGTGGCCCAGCGTTTGCAGGAGCTGGGCCTCCAGTTTGATGACTTGCAGACCAGTTCCCTAGTACGCGCCTATCAGACTGCCGAGATTCTTCAACACCAAGGGCTAGTCACGACTATCCATATCTCTGATTTATTACGTCCCGACGGCAACTGGCAAGAGTGGCTCCAATGGTTACAGAACTGGCGAAACCAAGGTTTGACTCGTTTAGCCTTGGTCGGACATGAACCGAATTTGAGCACATGGGCGGAGATTTTAGTCTGGGGGCAACCCCGTCGGCAACTGGTTTTGAAGAAGGCTGGTATGATTGGACTACTCCTGCCTGAGCACCACAACCCTGTAGGGCAAAGCACCCTGTTTTGGTTGACTGCTCCAAAATTGCTGTTTTAG
- a CDS encoding citrate synthase produces MVACEFQPGLEGIPAAQSQVSFVNGQIGQLEYRGVPIEALADNSSFLETAYLLIWGEFPKSDDLDAFQEEITHHRRIKYRIRDMMKCFPESGHPMDALQASAAALGLFYSRRALDDPTYIRRAVVRLLAKIPTMVAAFEHIRKGNDPVRPRDDLSYAANFLYMMNEQEPDPFLAQIFDTCLILHAEHTMNASTFSARVTASTLTDPYAIVASAVGTLAGPLHGGANEEVITMLAEIGSVENVQPFLEEKLTTKSKIMGFGHRVYKVKDPRAKILQKLAEQLFDKTGGDPSYEIALALEKAVAEKLGSKGIYPNVDFYSGLVYQKLGIPTDLFTPIFAIARVAGWLAHWREQLETNRIYRPSQVYIGDHSLAYIPPESR; encoded by the coding sequence ATGGTCGCTTGTGAATTTCAACCCGGTTTAGAAGGGATTCCTGCTGCTCAATCCCAGGTCAGCTTTGTGAATGGCCAAATCGGTCAGTTGGAGTATCGCGGTGTTCCCATTGAAGCCCTCGCAGACAACAGCAGCTTCCTGGAAACGGCCTATCTATTGATTTGGGGGGAATTTCCCAAATCAGATGATCTAGACGCCTTCCAAGAAGAAATCACCCACCATCGCCGCATCAAATATCGCATCCGGGACATGATGAAGTGTTTTCCCGAAAGCGGTCACCCGATGGATGCCCTCCAGGCGTCAGCCGCAGCTTTAGGCCTGTTCTATTCTCGCCGGGCTTTAGATGATCCCACTTATATTCGTCGGGCCGTGGTGCGATTACTGGCAAAAATCCCAACGATGGTGGCAGCCTTTGAGCATATTCGCAAAGGCAATGACCCGGTACGACCTCGGGATGATTTGAGCTATGCCGCCAACTTCCTCTACATGATGAATGAGCAGGAGCCGGATCCCTTTTTAGCCCAAATCTTTGACACCTGCTTGATCCTGCATGCCGAGCATACAATGAATGCCTCAACCTTCTCGGCTCGGGTCACCGCCTCCACCCTCACCGATCCCTATGCCATTGTGGCTTCAGCCGTGGGCACCTTAGCCGGGCCTTTACATGGTGGAGCCAACGAGGAAGTGATCACCATGCTGGCAGAGATCGGCTCAGTGGAGAATGTCCAGCCTTTCTTAGAAGAGAAGCTCACCACCAAATCTAAAATTATGGGATTTGGGCATCGAGTTTATAAAGTGAAGGATCCCAGAGCAAAGATCTTACAGAAATTAGCCGAACAATTGTTTGACAAAACCGGCGGCGATCCCTCCTATGAAATTGCCCTAGCGTTGGAAAAAGCAGTGGCCGAAAAACTGGGGAGTAAAGGGATTTATCCCAATGTTGATTTTTACTCCGGGCTGGTTTACCAAAAACTGGGAATTCCCACAGATTTATTTACCCCTATCTTTGCGATCGCAAGAGTGGCTGGCTGGTTAGCCCACTGGCGAGAACAGTTGGAAACGAACCGAATTTATCGCCCCAGCCAGGTTTATATCGGCGACCATAGTCTTGCTTATATCCCGCCAGAGAGCCGTTAG
- the nuoH gene encoding NADH-quinone oxidoreductase subunit NuoH, protein MNPGIDLEQRFVETLMELGLTPGVAKTIWLPIPMLLMIIGATVGVLVSVWLERKISAAAQQRIGPEYIGPLGILAPVADGIKLVFKEDIVPANTDPWLFTLGPILVVIPVFFSYLIVPFGQNILITDLGIGIFFWIALSSIAPIGLLMAGYSSNNKYSLLGGLRAAAQSISYEIPLALAVLAVVMMSNSLSTIDIVNQQSGYGILGWNVIRQPIGFMLFWIAALAECERLPFDLPEAEEELVAGYQTEYAGMKFALFYLGSYVNLVLSSILVAVLYFGGWDLPIPATMIADWINVDPNNAIFELVTAGLGLVMTLLKAYFFLFLAILLRWTVPRVRIDQLLDFGWKFLLPVGLVNLLLTAGLKLAFPFAFGG, encoded by the coding sequence ATGAACCCAGGTATTGATCTTGAACAACGCTTTGTTGAAACTTTAATGGAATTGGGGTTAACCCCCGGTGTCGCCAAAACCATTTGGCTTCCGATCCCCATGTTGTTGATGATTATCGGCGCAACGGTGGGAGTCCTGGTTTCGGTTTGGCTAGAACGAAAAATTTCAGCGGCGGCTCAGCAACGGATTGGCCCCGAATATATCGGACCGCTGGGCATCCTAGCGCCAGTGGCAGACGGCATCAAACTCGTCTTTAAAGAAGACATTGTGCCAGCCAATACCGACCCCTGGCTTTTTACGTTAGGTCCCATCCTGGTCGTCATCCCTGTCTTTTTCTCCTATTTGATTGTCCCGTTTGGTCAGAACATTCTGATTACAGACCTAGGGATTGGCATCTTTTTCTGGATTGCCTTATCTAGCATTGCGCCAATCGGTCTGCTAATGGCGGGATATTCCTCCAATAACAAATACTCTTTGCTGGGTGGACTCCGAGCTGCAGCCCAATCCATCAGCTATGAAATCCCACTGGCCTTAGCAGTCTTGGCTGTGGTGATGATGTCCAACAGCCTCAGCACCATTGACATTGTTAACCAGCAATCAGGCTATGGCATCCTCGGCTGGAACGTTATTCGCCAGCCCATTGGGTTTATGTTGTTCTGGATTGCGGCCTTGGCGGAATGTGAGCGTCTCCCTTTTGACTTACCCGAAGCGGAAGAAGAATTGGTCGCCGGTTACCAAACCGAATATGCAGGCATGAAGTTTGCTCTGTTCTATTTGGGGTCCTACGTCAACCTCGTACTGTCCTCAATTTTGGTAGCGGTCCTCTACTTTGGCGGTTGGGACCTTCCTATTCCAGCAACCATGATTGCGGACTGGATTAATGTCGATCCCAACAATGCCATTTTTGAGTTAGTGACGGCTGGCCTAGGCTTGGTAATGACCCTGCTGAAAGCCTATTTCTTCCTGTTCCTAGCTATTTTGTTGCGCTGGACCGTTCCTCGCGTCCGTATTGACCAGCTTTTAGATTTTGGTTGGAAATTTTTACTGCCTGTGGGATTGGTGAATCTCCTTCTAACCGCCGGTCTGAAATTAGCGTTTCCTTTTGCCTTTGGTGGATAG
- a CDS encoding DUF3288 family protein translates to MPPENSLKDQRHPQQDRDRNTLNRLLREEPNALNWAELARLRIRYAGFPGSRDIQKDLDKLLENGMSPKTNF, encoded by the coding sequence ATGCCACCAGAGAATAGTCTTAAGGATCAACGTCATCCGCAACAAGATCGCGATCGCAACACTCTGAATCGCCTGCTACGGGAAGAGCCTAATGCGCTAAATTGGGCTGAGCTGGCCCGACTCCGCATTCGCTATGCCGGATTTCCAGGGAGTCGAGACATCCAAAAGGATCTGGATAAATTACTCGAAAATGGGATGTCACCGAAGACCAACTTTTGA
- a CDS encoding phosphoserine transaminase yields MTSQPSQRPQRPYFSSGPCSKRPGWSLEALNNALVGRSHRSGPGKARLKEVIDRTKSILGIPEDYVCGIVPASDTGAVEIAMWSLLGVRGVEMVAWESFGSGWVTDVQKQLKLPDCRITKAEYGHLPDLSQLDCDRDIVFTWNGTTSGVKVPNGDWIADNRQGLTIADATSATFAMDIPWTKLDVVTWSWQKVMGGEAAHGMLVLSPRAVERLESYSPAWPLPKIFQLTKKGKLNAAIFTGSTINTPSMLCVEDALDGLKWAESLGGVSALIARSQANLTAITNWVDRTDWVDFLAVDPTTRSNTSICLKIVDPWYTALSAEDQAKGAKQLATLLDKEGVAYDIGSYRDAPPGLRIWGGATVDTADLEALTPWLDWAYEQMKASHG; encoded by the coding sequence ATGACGTCCCAACCTAGCCAACGCCCCCAACGTCCCTACTTTTCTTCAGGCCCTTGCTCCAAGCGCCCTGGTTGGAGTCTGGAAGCCCTGAATAATGCGTTGGTGGGCCGCTCCCATCGGTCTGGTCCAGGGAAGGCCCGCCTGAAAGAGGTGATTGATCGGACGAAATCTATCCTCGGCATTCCTGAAGACTATGTCTGTGGCATTGTCCCCGCCTCCGATACGGGTGCGGTAGAAATTGCCATGTGGTCGCTTCTCGGGGTTCGCGGTGTAGAGATGGTGGCTTGGGAAAGCTTCGGCTCTGGCTGGGTAACGGATGTACAAAAGCAATTGAAACTGCCGGATTGCCGGATTACCAAAGCCGAATATGGTCATTTGCCGGATTTGTCGCAACTGGATTGCGATCGCGACATTGTATTCACTTGGAACGGTACGACCTCCGGGGTCAAAGTCCCCAACGGTGACTGGATTGCAGACAATCGTCAGGGCCTCACGATTGCGGATGCTACTTCTGCCACCTTTGCCATGGATATTCCCTGGACCAAGCTGGATGTGGTGACCTGGTCCTGGCAAAAGGTAATGGGCGGAGAAGCGGCCCACGGCATGTTGGTTTTGAGCCCTCGGGCAGTCGAGCGATTAGAGTCCTATAGCCCCGCGTGGCCACTCCCTAAGATTTTTCAGTTAACGAAAAAAGGCAAGCTGAATGCAGCGATTTTCACTGGTTCAACCATCAACACTCCTTCTATGCTCTGTGTGGAAGATGCTTTGGATGGGCTGAAATGGGCGGAGAGCCTGGGTGGAGTCTCAGCATTGATCGCGAGATCGCAAGCAAACCTGACCGCAATCACTAACTGGGTTGACCGCACAGATTGGGTGGATTTCCTTGCCGTAGATCCGACCACCCGCTCCAATACGTCTATCTGTCTTAAAATCGTGGATCCTTGGTATACGGCTCTCTCTGCCGAAGATCAGGCCAAAGGAGCTAAGCAATTAGCGACCTTGCTAGATAAGGAGGGGGTTGCTTATGATATCGGGTCTTATCGGGATGCGCCCCCAGGACTGAGAATTTGGGGCGGAGCCACAGTCGATACGGCAGATTTGGAAGCCTTGACGCCTTGGTTAGATTGGGCTTACGAACAGATGAAGGCTAGTCACGGTTAA
- the ndhI gene encoding NAD(P)H-quinone oxidoreductase subunit I produces MLKFLNQVTSYGKESFQAARYIGQGLAVTFDHMKRRPITVQYPYEKLIPSERFRGRIHFEFDKCISCEVCVRVCPINLPVVDWEFNKEIKKKQLKHYSIDFGVCIFCANCVEYCPTNCLSVTEEYELSTFDRHELNFDNVAMGRLPYKVTQDPMVTPIREFAYLPESEMDGHNVDHMAPRAGQTPAEIVASTPQPETKEG; encoded by the coding sequence ATGCTCAAGTTTCTGAATCAAGTCACCAGTTACGGAAAAGAATCTTTCCAAGCAGCTCGTTACATTGGCCAAGGTCTAGCCGTGACCTTCGACCATATGAAACGCCGTCCGATTACGGTGCAGTATCCCTATGAAAAGCTGATTCCTTCCGAGCGATTTCGCGGTCGCATTCACTTTGAATTTGACAAGTGCATTTCTTGCGAAGTCTGTGTTCGAGTATGCCCGATTAATCTGCCCGTAGTGGATTGGGAATTCAATAAGGAGATCAAGAAGAAGCAGCTCAAGCACTACAGTATTGACTTTGGGGTCTGTATTTTCTGTGCCAACTGTGTGGAATACTGTCCCACAAACTGTCTCTCGGTCACCGAAGAGTATGAGCTATCGACCTTCGATCGCCATGAGCTGAACTTCGATAACGTAGCGATGGGACGTTTACCCTACAAAGTGACGCAAGATCCAATGGTCACCCCCATTCGCGAGTTTGCTTACTTACCAGAATCAGAAATGGATGGTCATAACGTGGACCATATGGCACCCAGAGCTGGGCAAACCCCCGCCGAGATTGTAGCCAGCACACCGCAACCCGAAACCAAGGAGGGCTAA